In Streptomyces sp. Li-HN-5-11, the sequence ATCACGATGCGCCCGCTGACCAGGTGGAGGCCGCCGGCGAATCGCAGGATGGCGGATACCTCCGCCTTCCTGCAGCAGGTCCGGGTGACGGGGAGCCGGGAGATCTCGTCCTTCACCGCTGCCGTCATCGCCATGGGCCGATCCTTCCATGCATCCGAAAAATACGGTCGTACGCGGCGGCCAGCAGCTCCGGGTCATGCCGCGGAGTTCCGTCTCTCCGGGCCACCGGCGCCAGCTCGACCGCGGCGCCGAACCGCTTGGCGGCCTCGGTGAGGACTTCGCGGTCGGGCACGGCGGCCTCGTCGGCCAGCACCACGTCCAGGGCGAGTTTAGGGGCGTGTCGTCCCAAAACCTCCAAATGACGCTGCGGGGAGAAGCCCTCGGTTTCTCCGGGCTGCGGAGCGAGGTTGAGGGAGAGCACCCGGCGGGCCTTGGTCTGGACGAGTGCGTCCAGAAGGTCGGGCACCAGCAGGTGCGGGATGACGGAGGAGAACCACGAGCCGGGGCCGAGCACCACCCAATCCGCGTCCAGGACGGCCGCCACCGCCTCCGGGACGGCAGGCGGGTCGTTGGGCACGAGGTGCACCGACTGCACCTCCCCCGGCGTGAGCGCGACGGTCGCCTGGCCGCGGACGGTGTCGACGTCGTCGGGCCGGTCCGGGTCGTGTCCCTTGACGAGGGCCTGCAGCTCCAGCGGCACGGCGGACATGGGCAGCACGCGTCCGTGCGCGCCCAGCAGCTTGCCGACCAGGTCCAGGGCCTGGACGTGGTCGCCGAGCTGCTCCCACAGGGCGACGATCAGCAGATTGCCGACCGCGTGGTCGTGCAGGTCGCCCTGTGAGGTGAAGCGGTGCTGGATGACGCGGGCCCAGGTCTGGCCCCAGTCGTCGTCGCCGCACAGCGCGGCCAGCGCCTTGCGCAGGTCGCCGGGCGGCAGCACGCCCAGTTCGTCGCGCAGGCGCCCGCTGGAGCCGCCGTCGTCGGCCACGGTGACGACGGCGGTGAGGTCACCGGTGATCCGGCGCAGGGCGGCCAGCGACGCGGACAGGCCCATGCCGCCGCCGAGGGCGACCACTTTCGGCTGGGCGCCCCGGCGCCGCGGCCGTCCGCCGCGGACCTCGGCGGAGCGGGCCGTGCGCCCCTCGGTCGCCTGGCGGCCCGCAGGTCCCTCGGGCACCACCCGGCGCAGCCTGCTCAGCCGCGGAGTACGTCCGGTCACTCGCGCCCCATGTCCCGGTGGACGACGACCGTCTCCACGCCCTCGGCCGCGAGCCGCGCGGCGAGCTTCTCCGACATGGCCACCGACCGGTGCTTGCCGCCCGTGCAGCCGATGGCGATGGTGACGTAGCGCTTTCCCTCGCGGCGGTAGCCGGCCGCGATGAGCCGCAGCAGCTCGGCGTAGCGGTCGAGGAACTCCTTGGCGCCCGGCTGGTTGAAGACGTACGCGGCGACCTCGTGGTTGAGGCCGGTGTAGGGGCGCAGCTCCGGGACCCAGTGGGGGTTGGGCAGGAACCGCATGTCCGCGACCAGGTCGGCGTCGACCGGGAGGCCGTACTTGAAGCCGAACGACATCACGGTGGCCCGCAGCTCCGGCTCCTCCTCTCCGGCGAACTGGGCGTCCATCTTGGCGCGCAGCTCGTGCACGTTGAGGCTGGAGGTGTCGATCACCAGGTCGGCGTCACCGCGCAGCTCGCGCAGCAGCTCGCGCTCGGCGGCGATGCCGTCGACGATACGGCCGTCGCCCTGCAGGGGGTGGGGCCGGCGCACCGACTCGAAGCGGCGTACCAGTGCTTCGTCGGAGGACTCCAGGAAGACGATCCGCCGGGTGACGTTCTTCGCCTCCAGGTCCGCCAGGGACTCGCGGAGGTTGTCGAAGAATCGGCGGCCGCGGACGTCGACGACGACCGCGATGCGCGCGACGTTGCCCTGCGAGCGGGCGCCGAGTTCCACCATGGTGGGGATCAGCGCCGGCGGCAGATTGTCGACCACGAACCAGCCGAGGTCCTCCAGACACTTGGCGGCCGTGGACCGGCCGGCCCCGGACATGCCGGAGATGATCACCAGCTCGGGAATGGCCGCCTCGGGGACGCCGGCCGTGTCGATGCCCGTACTCACCTGTGCTCCGTCTTCCTGAACCGCGTGCCGCGGCTGATCCTCGCGCGTTTCCTCGTGAGCCTGTTCTCGCTCCGCCGTGGGGTGCGCCTCGTGCTCGGTCATGTCTCCTGCCCCCGTCGTTCGTCCGGGGCGCCCGCGGGAACGGGCTCCCCCGTGGCACCCGCCGTCGTCTCGGGTGCCACTTCCTCCACGTCTTCCATGATCTCTCCAGTCGCCGTGTTGACGGCGGGTGCGGCCGGGACCGCCCGGGCGAGGGCCACGGCGATCGTCTCGGCCGTTTTGCGACCTATGCCGGGAACCTCGCAGATCTGGTCGATTGTCGCGGATCGCAGCTTCTTCACCGAGCCGAAATGCTTGATCAGCGCCTGCTTGCGTGTCTCGCCCAGGCCCGGCACCTCGTCCAGCGGGCTGGAGCGGATGCGCTTGGCCCGCTTGGTGCGCTGATAGGTGATGGCGAACCGGTGGGCCTCGTCACGGATGCGCTGCAGCAGGTACAGGCCCTCGCTGGTGCGGGGCAGGACCACCGGGTCGTCCTCGCCGGGCAGCCACACCTCCTCCAGGCGCTTGGCCAGACCGCACACGGCGATGTCGTCGACACCGAGCTCGTCCAGGGCCCGCCGGGCGGCCGCGACCTGTGGCTGCCCGCCGTCGACGACGACGAGCTGCGGCGGGTAGGCGAAGCGCTTGGGGCGCCCGTCGTCCTCGGTGAAGGCGCCGACGGGACCACTGGGAAACCCGTTGGGTGAGCCGTCTGCGCCTGCGGAGCCGTCGGCCCGGGCCGCCTCGCCGTCCGCCCACTCTCCGGTCTTCTCCTTCTCGGCCAGATACCGCCGGAACCGGCGGGTGATCACCTCGTGCATGGAGCGGACGTCGTCCTGGCCCTCGAAGCCCTTGATCTGGAAGCGGCGGTACTCGCTCTTGCGCTGCAGGCCGTCCTCGAAGACGACCATGGAGGCCACCACGTCGTCACCCTGCAGATGGGAGATGTCGAAGCACTCGATCCTCAGCGGGGCGCTGTCCAGGTCGAGGGCTTCGGCGATCTCCTCCAGGGCCCGCGAACGGGTGGTCAGGTCGGAGGCACGCCTGGTCTTGTGCAGGGCGAGGGCCTGCTGGGCGTTGCGCTCCACGGTCTCCATCAGGGCCCTCTTGTCGCCGCGCTGCGGGATGCGCAGGGAGACGCCGGAGCCGCGGCGGTCGGTGAGCCACTGCTGGACCGGCTCGACCGGGTCGGGCAGGGCGGGTACGAGGACCTCCTTGGGGACGGCGTCCCCGGTCTCCTCCCCGTACAGCTGCTGCAGGGCGTGCTCGACGAGAGCGCCGGTGGTGATCTCCTCCACCTTGTCGGTCACCCAGCCGCGCTGACCTCGCACGCGTCCGCCACGCACGTGGAAGATCTGGACGGCGGCCTCCAGTTCGTCCTCGGCGACGGCGACGAGGTCGGCGTCGGTCGCGTCGGCGAGCACGACCGCGTTCTTCTCCATGGCCTTCTTCAGTGCCTCGATGTCGTCGCGCAGACGGGCGGCCCGCTCGTATTCCATCTCCTCGGCCGCCGCCATCATCTGCTTCTCCAGGCGGCGCAGGTATGTGCCCGTGCGGCCGGCCATGAAGTCGCTGAAATCCTCGGCCAGTTCCCGGTGGTCCTCGGCGGAGATCCGGCCGACGCAGGGCGCGGAGCACTTGCCGATGTAGCCGAGGAGGCAGGGGCGGCCGGTGCGGCCGGCGTTCTTGAAGACACCCGCCGAGCAGGTGCGCACGGGGAAGACGCGCAGGAGGAGGTCGACGGTGTCGCGGATGGCCCACGCGTGCGCGTACGGCCCGAAGTAGCGCACGCCCTTCTTCTTGTGGCCGCGCATCACCTGCACGCGCGGGAACTCCTCGTTCATCGTCACCGCGAGGTACGGGTAGCTCTTGTCGTCGCGGTACTTGACGTTGAACCGGGGGTCGTACTCCTTGATCCAGGAGTACTCCAGCTGCAGGGCCTCGACCTCCGTGGACACCACGGTCCACTCCACGGACGCGGCCGTGGTCACCATGGAGCGCGTGCGGGGGTGCAGGTTCGCCAGGTCCTGGAAGTAGTTCGCCAGGCGCTGGCGCAGGCTCTTGGCCTTTCCGACGTAGATCACCCGGCGGTGCTCGTCGCGGAACCTGTAGACCCCGGGAGAGTCCGGGATGTCTCCCGGCTTGG encodes:
- the yvcK gene encoding uridine diphosphate-N-acetylglucosamine-binding protein YvcK — protein: MTGRTPRLSRLRRVVPEGPAGRQATEGRTARSAEVRGGRPRRRGAQPKVVALGGGMGLSASLAALRRITGDLTAVVTVADDGGSSGRLRDELGVLPPGDLRKALAALCGDDDWGQTWARVIQHRFTSQGDLHDHAVGNLLIVALWEQLGDHVQALDLVGKLLGAHGRVLPMSAVPLELQALVKGHDPDRPDDVDTVRGQATVALTPGEVQSVHLVPNDPPAVPEAVAAVLDADWVVLGPGSWFSSVIPHLLVPDLLDALVQTKARRVLSLNLAPQPGETEGFSPQRHLEVLGRHAPKLALDVVLADEAAVPDREVLTEAAKRFGAAVELAPVARRDGTPRHDPELLAAAYDRIFRMHGRIGPWR
- the rapZ gene encoding RNase adapter RapZ, translated to MTEHEAHPTAEREQAHEETREDQPRHAVQEDGAQVSTGIDTAGVPEAAIPELVIISGMSGAGRSTAAKCLEDLGWFVVDNLPPALIPTMVELGARSQGNVARIAVVVDVRGRRFFDNLRESLADLEAKNVTRRIVFLESSDEALVRRFESVRRPHPLQGDGRIVDGIAAERELLRELRGDADLVIDTSSLNVHELRAKMDAQFAGEEEPELRATVMSFGFKYGLPVDADLVADMRFLPNPHWVPELRPYTGLNHEVAAYVFNQPGAKEFLDRYAELLRLIAAGYRREGKRYVTIAIGCTGGKHRSVAMSEKLAARLAAEGVETVVVHRDMGRE
- the uvrC gene encoding excinuclease ABC subunit UvrC, whose translation is MADPSSYRPKPGDIPDSPGVYRFRDEHRRVIYVGKAKSLRQRLANYFQDLANLHPRTRSMVTTAASVEWTVVSTEVEALQLEYSWIKEYDPRFNVKYRDDKSYPYLAVTMNEEFPRVQVMRGHKKKGVRYFGPYAHAWAIRDTVDLLLRVFPVRTCSAGVFKNAGRTGRPCLLGYIGKCSAPCVGRISAEDHRELAEDFSDFMAGRTGTYLRRLEKQMMAAAEEMEYERAARLRDDIEALKKAMEKNAVVLADATDADLVAVAEDELEAAVQIFHVRGGRVRGQRGWVTDKVEEITTGALVEHALQQLYGEETGDAVPKEVLVPALPDPVEPVQQWLTDRRGSGVSLRIPQRGDKRALMETVERNAQQALALHKTRRASDLTTRSRALEEIAEALDLDSAPLRIECFDISHLQGDDVVASMVVFEDGLQRKSEYRRFQIKGFEGQDDVRSMHEVITRRFRRYLAEKEKTGEWADGEAARADGSAGADGSPNGFPSGPVGAFTEDDGRPKRFAYPPQLVVVDGGQPQVAAARRALDELGVDDIAVCGLAKRLEEVWLPGEDDPVVLPRTSEGLYLLQRIRDEAHRFAITYQRTKRAKRIRSSPLDEVPGLGETRKQALIKHFGSVKKLRSATIDQICEVPGIGRKTAETIAVALARAVPAAPAVNTATGEIMEDVEEVAPETTAGATGEPVPAGAPDERRGQET